From Varibaculum massiliense, a single genomic window includes:
- the groL gene encoding chaperonin GroEL (60 kDa chaperone family; promotes refolding of misfolded polypeptides especially under stressful conditions; forms two stacked rings of heptamers to form a barrel-shaped 14mer; ends can be capped by GroES; misfolded proteins enter the barrel where they are refolded when GroES binds), giving the protein MSKIIAFDEEARRGMERGLNTLADTVKVTLGPRGRNVVLEKKWGAPTITKDGVSVAKEIDLEDPYEKIGAELVKEVAKKTDDVAGDGTTTATVLAQALVREGLRNVVAGANPIALKRGIDKSVEAVVGQLHADAKEVETRDEIAATASISANDPEIGALIADAMEKVGNEGVITVEDSNSFGTHLEVTEGMRFDKGYISGYFVTDADRQEAVLEDPYILLVESKVSQIKDLLPLLEKVMSTGKPLLIIAEDVDGEALTTLVLNKIRGTFKTVAVKAPGFGDRRKAMLQDMAILTGGQVISETVGLTLENAELDMLGKARKVVVTKDETTIVEGAGVAEDIEARVKQIRQEIENTDSDYDREKLQERLAKLAGGVAVIKSGAATEVEMKERKHRIEDAVRNAKAAVEEGIVAGGGVALLQSGLKALDGLKLTGDEETGASIVRVALSSPMRQIAENAGLEGSVVAERVAHLPAGQGLNAANGEYEDLLKSNIADPVKVTRSALQNAASIAGMFLTTEAVVADKPEPPAPAGGDDAAAAGMGGMY; this is encoded by the coding sequence ATGAGCAAAATTATTGCTTTTGATGAGGAAGCTCGTCGGGGAATGGAGCGGGGTCTAAACACCCTAGCTGACACGGTAAAAGTAACGCTGGGACCGCGTGGTCGCAACGTAGTTTTGGAAAAGAAGTGGGGAGCCCCCACCATCACCAAAGATGGCGTGTCTGTAGCCAAGGAAATTGATCTGGAAGATCCTTACGAAAAGATCGGTGCTGAGCTGGTCAAAGAGGTCGCCAAGAAGACCGATGATGTAGCTGGTGACGGCACCACTACCGCCACTGTATTGGCGCAAGCGCTGGTACGCGAGGGGCTGCGCAACGTGGTCGCCGGGGCAAACCCAATCGCCCTAAAGCGTGGCATTGACAAGTCGGTTGAGGCGGTTGTGGGTCAGCTGCACGCCGATGCCAAGGAAGTCGAGACTCGTGACGAAATCGCTGCTACCGCCTCTATCTCCGCCAACGACCCCGAGATTGGGGCTTTGATTGCGGACGCCATGGAAAAGGTAGGCAACGAAGGGGTAATCACCGTTGAGGATTCCAACTCGTTTGGTACTCACCTGGAAGTCACCGAAGGTATGCGTTTCGATAAGGGCTACATCTCTGGCTACTTCGTAACCGATGCGGATCGTCAAGAGGCAGTACTAGAAGACCCCTATATTCTGCTGGTGGAATCGAAAGTTTCCCAGATTAAGGATCTGTTGCCACTGCTGGAAAAGGTAATGTCTACCGGCAAGCCGCTGCTGATTATTGCGGAGGACGTAGACGGGGAAGCACTAACCACTCTGGTGCTGAACAAGATTCGTGGCACCTTTAAGACCGTTGCGGTTAAGGCTCCGGGATTCGGTGACCGTCGCAAGGCGATGCTGCAGGATATGGCAATCCTAACCGGTGGACAGGTAATTTCCGAGACCGTGGGGCTCACCCTGGAAAATGCGGAACTGGATATGCTGGGCAAGGCGCGTAAAGTGGTAGTCACCAAGGACGAAACCACTATCGTAGAAGGCGCGGGCGTCGCCGAAGATATCGAGGCACGGGTCAAGCAGATTCGTCAGGAAATCGAAAACACTGATTCTGATTACGACCGCGAGAAGCTGCAAGAACGTCTAGCCAAGCTGGCTGGCGGGGTAGCAGTGATCAAGTCCGGTGCCGCCACCGAGGTGGAAATGAAGGAGCGTAAGCACCGGATTGAAGACGCGGTTCGTAACGCCAAAGCGGCAGTTGAAGAAGGCATCGTGGCCGGGGGCGGGGTTGCTCTATTGCAGTCCGGCCTCAAGGCTTTGGACGGCTTGAAGCTAACTGGTGACGAAGAAACCGGCGCTTCCATTGTGCGGGTGGCTCTGTCCTCCCCGATGCGGCAGATTGCCGAAAATGCCGGTCTGGAAGGCTCAGTAGTGGCTGAACGGGTAGCGCATCTGCCTGCTGGTCAGGGTCTAAACGCGGCCAATGGCGAGTATGAGGATCTACTCAAGAGCAATATTGCTGACCCGGTTAAGGTTACGCGTTCTGCTCTGCAGAATGCGGCTTCGATTGCGGGGATGTTCTTGACCACTGAAGCGGTAGTAGCTGACAAGCCGGAGCCTCCGGCTCCGGCAGGTGGCGACGATGCTGCAGCAGCCGGTATGGGTGGAATGTACTAA
- a CDS encoding triose-phosphate isomerase family protein, giving the protein MNKPVAAVSLKMYFSQSRTLEYCREIKSLITSEPALIDNVRLAILPDFLSIPQAGEILKDTNIILGAQDLAYEDRGAFTGEVSGADLADLGVKVAEIGHAERRTIFRENEDMIAKKVAAAKRNNIIPLLCIGEPEKTTAKQAAKLCIKQVHSALKYATPTEIWLGYEPYWAIGAAQPASPEYVSETCQNIRDGLSDLPSTTILYGGSAGPGLITKLDNTIDGLFLGRFAHDPKAFLEVAKETMSRK; this is encoded by the coding sequence ATGAATAAACCAGTGGCTGCTGTAAGCCTAAAAATGTATTTTTCGCAATCACGAACTTTAGAATATTGTCGCGAAATAAAAAGTTTAATTACTAGTGAACCCGCTTTAATCGATAATGTACGCCTGGCAATTCTGCCGGACTTCTTATCCATCCCCCAAGCGGGTGAAATTCTAAAAGACACTAATATTATCCTAGGTGCCCAAGATTTAGCTTACGAAGACCGAGGAGCCTTTACCGGCGAAGTCTCAGGAGCAGATCTAGCAGATCTCGGCGTCAAAGTCGCAGAAATCGGTCACGCTGAACGTAGAACCATTTTCCGTGAAAACGAAGACATGATCGCCAAAAAAGTTGCAGCAGCAAAACGCAACAACATAATTCCCCTACTATGCATAGGCGAACCAGAAAAAACCACAGCCAAACAGGCAGCAAAGCTATGCATAAAACAAGTACACTCCGCACTAAAATACGCCACACCCACAGAAATATGGCTCGGCTATGAGCCCTACTGGGCTATCGGCGCCGCACAGCCAGCAAGCCCTGAATACGTCTCTGAAACATGCCAAAACATCCGAGACGGTCTATCCGACCTACCCTCAACAACCATTCTCTACGGCGGTTCAGCAGGACCAGGACTAATAACCAAACTGGACAACACCATCGACGGACTCTTCCTAGGACGCTTTGCACACGACCCCAAAGCCTTCCTCGAAGTAGCCAAAGAAACCATGTCACGAAAATAA
- a CDS encoding RpiB/LacA/LacB family sugar-phosphate isomerase yields MKLAFGCDPNATDLKQALMAKAKDLGHEVKDFGSDDPIYANVAVAVAEAVAAGKYDRGVVVCGTGIGVSIAANKVKGAYCACIADVYQAQRATLSNNANIIAIGSQVVGIKSAEVFLEEYLKNDFDPNSRSKDKVARICEYEAE; encoded by the coding sequence ATGAAACTCGCATTCGGTTGTGATCCAAACGCTACAGATCTTAAGCAGGCTCTTATGGCTAAGGCTAAGGATTTAGGGCACGAGGTTAAAGATTTTGGTTCAGATGATCCCATTTACGCTAATGTTGCGGTAGCAGTAGCCGAAGCTGTGGCTGCTGGTAAATATGATCGCGGTGTAGTGGTTTGTGGTACCGGCATTGGGGTTTCAATCGCGGCAAACAAGGTAAAAGGCGCCTATTGTGCTTGCATTGCTGATGTATACCAGGCGCAACGAGCCACCCTCAGTAATAACGCGAACATAATCGCAATTGGATCCCAGGTAGTAGGCATCAAATCCGCGGAAGTGTTTTTAGAGGAATATCTTAAAAACGATTTCGATCCTAATTCGCGCAGCAAAGATAAGGTTGCCCGCATTTGTGAATACGAAGCAGAATAA
- a CDS encoding aldo/keto reductase translates to MKYRRLGDSGLRVSVLGYGANNLGRKSSASEDISGAKKVVDAALDVGVSYFDTANVYGHEPGLSERLLGQALGKRRGNVVIATKFGLPITGEPKDLARGSRRYIMRQCEASLSRLDTDWIDLYYYHSPDPLTPIDETIDALDTLVDQGKIRYYGVSNTTGWQLADAWHHSRPGRLVATQNHYNLLDRRAEQEIVPAAQHFGIGLVPYYPLAAGILTGKYNNGIPRDARLKPGDPKLAAVNIEVLHAYQDFCSQRDVQQASVAIAWLASRSPVASIIAGATRPEQIRANAQAVELELSVDDLAALDKIFPRPEKVALF, encoded by the coding sequence ATGAAATATAGGCGGTTAGGTGATTCTGGTCTTCGCGTTTCCGTTTTGGGATATGGCGCGAATAATTTGGGTCGAAAGAGCTCGGCTTCTGAAGATATCTCAGGTGCAAAGAAAGTTGTGGATGCGGCGTTGGATGTAGGCGTGAGCTATTTTGACACTGCAAATGTTTACGGACATGAACCTGGATTATCAGAGAGGTTGCTGGGACAGGCACTAGGTAAGCGGCGTGGCAATGTCGTTATTGCAACGAAATTTGGGTTACCCATCACAGGAGAGCCTAAGGACTTAGCCCGTGGATCGCGTAGATACATTATGAGGCAATGCGAAGCATCTTTATCTCGGCTAGATACTGATTGGATTGATCTTTATTACTATCATTCCCCTGACCCCCTCACCCCAATCGATGAAACTATCGATGCGTTAGATACTTTGGTAGACCAAGGAAAGATTCGCTACTACGGAGTGTCGAATACTACTGGATGGCAATTGGCGGATGCGTGGCATCATTCACGTCCAGGGCGACTTGTTGCGACGCAAAATCATTACAATCTCCTAGATCGCCGAGCTGAGCAGGAGATCGTTCCGGCAGCGCAACATTTCGGTATAGGTCTGGTTCCGTATTATCCATTGGCAGCAGGCATATTGACAGGAAAATATAATAATGGAATCCCCCGTGATGCCCGATTAAAGCCGGGAGACCCAAAACTTGCTGCAGTCAATATCGAGGTTTTACATGCGTATCAGGACTTTTGCTCTCAACGTGATGTGCAACAGGCATCAGTAGCAATTGCGTGGCTTGCTTCACGCTCTCCCGTGGCATCTATTATTGCAGGTGCTACCCGTCCTGAGCAGATTCGTGCAAACGCTCAAGCTGTTGAGCTTGAGTTGAGCGTGGATGATTTAGCGGCTCTAGACAAGATTTTCCCCCGTCCCGAAAAGGTAGCGTTGTTCTAA
- a CDS encoding DeoR/GlpR family DNA-binding transcription regulator, with protein sequence MDDEIEAKLAVSPTKQDLRRDAITERVLEIGSVRIDTLVDELGVSRMTIHRDLDALEARGVLRKSRGVVTAVASSLFEASTDYRLRQQSVEKRAIAKLAFDLIEPGEAIVLDDSTTGLNLAELLPQKEPLTVITNFGRVLDMLGSKRGISLVSTGGEYYQLCDAYKGNLSLSALSQLSADTYFMSTPAISNGVCFHQQPELIQVKRAMFKCAKKRVLIADHTKFSKRALYSMMPIREFDVVISDAALSREHVTEIRRSGVRLIIAKTRSGKTDIS encoded by the coding sequence ATGGATGACGAGATTGAGGCAAAACTTGCTGTTTCACCAACAAAACAAGATTTGAGGCGGGACGCTATTACTGAGCGCGTTCTTGAGATTGGATCTGTCCGCATAGATACGCTGGTTGATGAACTTGGCGTATCGAGGATGACGATTCACCGCGATCTGGATGCCTTGGAGGCAAGAGGCGTGCTACGTAAATCTCGGGGTGTCGTAACTGCAGTTGCTTCGAGCCTATTTGAAGCGTCAACTGATTACCGTTTGCGGCAGCAGTCGGTTGAGAAACGTGCGATTGCCAAACTCGCCTTTGATCTGATTGAACCTGGGGAAGCGATTGTACTAGACGACTCGACAACAGGCTTAAATTTAGCCGAATTATTGCCCCAGAAAGAACCTTTGACAGTTATTACTAATTTTGGACGCGTACTCGACATGCTTGGTAGCAAGAGAGGCATTTCGCTTGTCTCTACGGGGGGAGAATATTACCAGCTGTGCGATGCCTATAAAGGTAACCTGTCGCTTTCGGCTTTGAGCCAGTTGAGCGCAGATACCTATTTCATGTCGACACCTGCTATCAGTAATGGTGTGTGTTTTCATCAACAACCTGAGTTAATCCAAGTTAAGCGCGCCATGTTCAAATGTGCGAAGAAGCGTGTGCTAATCGCTGACCATACGAAATTTTCAAAGCGGGCGTTGTATTCGATGATGCCAATACGTGAATTTGATGTTGTAATTTCCGATGCGGCGTTAAGCCGCGAGCATGTCACTGAAATTCGGCGGAGTGGTGTACGACTAATTATTGCGAAGACGCGCTCGGGAAAAACTGATATTAGTTAG
- a CDS encoding Tm-1-like ATP-binding domain-containing protein gives MNKDGKPVILCVGMCNTKGTEIQFLAKQVRANGGEPIIMDLSLGGSVDFADISNYEVGKLASLDMDEVFAGPRADAIKKLGGAGAQMALKLHEEGRCDGIISWAGSVGSTTVSIAMRALPFGVPKILMTDMASSDVSGWLGNKDIFIVSPTAEQGITAVTSKIVTQACAGIVAMAKVEDSPIDRPLAAVTSYGTTTPTQMRITNFFNKNGWDCSTFHAVGVGATMEDLIRSGDITAVVDMTPGELTNNMYDSVYGTPKTWTGVRMTAAPDMGIPNVVVPGGLDQCAYGAFATMKEEYIEDFRTGKRKGFRDTGKPYIHNENVTEMVPTIPEIIELSDFLADTLNGSKGPCAFVIPMRGWSAYDQEAALCTRERGWAEGNGDGPVWEPDEKYPQWSRRATAMLKRMWSKVDTNVVDLIWTDHHILDEEFADLLNTIVWDMINGEWEIGKYNNFSDKILNNKLTTL, from the coding sequence ATGAATAAAGATGGTAAACCTGTAATTTTATGCGTGGGAATGTGCAATACGAAAGGCACGGAAATTCAATTCCTAGCCAAGCAGGTACGTGCCAATGGCGGCGAACCCATAATTATGGATCTTTCGCTTGGTGGCAGCGTAGATTTCGCGGACATTTCCAACTACGAAGTCGGCAAATTGGCTTCTCTGGATATGGATGAAGTCTTTGCTGGCCCGCGCGCAGACGCAATTAAAAAACTGGGAGGAGCCGGCGCGCAGATGGCTCTCAAGTTACACGAAGAAGGGCGCTGCGACGGTATTATCAGCTGGGCGGGTTCCGTAGGATCCACCACCGTTTCGATTGCGATGAGGGCGCTACCATTTGGGGTTCCCAAGATTCTGATGACCGATATGGCATCATCGGACGTGTCTGGATGGCTGGGTAATAAAGATATTTTCATTGTCTCGCCGACCGCTGAGCAAGGTATTACCGCCGTAACCTCGAAGATCGTCACGCAAGCTTGTGCAGGCATTGTAGCCATGGCCAAGGTGGAAGATTCGCCGATTGATCGGCCACTTGCCGCTGTCACCAGCTATGGAACGACGACACCTACCCAGATGCGAATTACTAATTTCTTCAACAAGAACGGCTGGGATTGCTCGACTTTCCACGCGGTGGGAGTGGGCGCCACGATGGAAGATCTGATTCGCTCCGGTGATATCACTGCTGTTGTCGATATGACGCCTGGTGAATTGACCAACAATATGTATGACTCCGTATACGGGACGCCGAAGACTTGGACTGGTGTGCGTATGACTGCCGCACCAGATATGGGTATCCCCAATGTAGTTGTACCTGGAGGCCTAGATCAGTGCGCTTACGGTGCCTTCGCCACAATGAAGGAAGAATATATAGAGGATTTCCGTACCGGTAAACGTAAAGGTTTCCGCGATACTGGTAAACCTTATATTCATAACGAAAACGTAACTGAGATGGTTCCGACCATTCCGGAAATTATCGAACTCTCCGATTTTCTCGCCGACACTTTGAATGGTTCTAAGGGACCCTGCGCATTCGTAATTCCTATGCGTGGCTGGTCGGCCTACGACCAAGAAGCTGCCCTGTGCACGCGGGAGCGCGGCTGGGCAGAAGGAAACGGCGACGGCCCAGTTTGGGAGCCCGATGAGAAGTATCCACAATGGTCCCGCCGCGCAACTGCCATGTTGAAGCGGATGTGGTCGAAGGTCGATACGAATGTGGTAGATCTTATCTGGACAGATCATCATATTCTTGACGAAGAATTCGCTGACCTGTTGAACACCATCGTGTGGGACATGATCAATGGTGAATGGGAAATCGGAAAATATAATAATTTCTCCGACAAAATTCTCAACAATAAGTTGACGACACTGTAA
- a CDS encoding phosphoenolpyruvate hydrolase family protein — MAKLYTAKEVTSRLRAEIDAGRPLFAPNCGFGLSAKLQEMGGADLIIASATSYWRMKGQGSLAALMPNSDINQILFDLLPEIVANVSEAPVMTLSGAFNPLLPHKEHLERLRDAGVSGINPFMIKIYGDETVAQMDKIGIGWKREVEFIETAVKMDMFTLAYAFTPEEAKVMASVGAHSIATHFGSTVGGLKGAASDMTLEEATERSQEMFDAALQENPDVILFAHGGPIEGPSEAAHVIKNTSAHGFIGGSAAERMPIEKAILAITNEYKNILND, encoded by the coding sequence ATGGCAAAACTCTACACGGCAAAAGAAGTTACCTCCCGTTTACGCGCAGAGATTGACGCGGGCAGACCGTTATTCGCACCGAATTGTGGATTCGGACTATCTGCGAAACTACAGGAAATGGGGGGAGCTGATTTGATTATCGCCTCTGCCACGAGCTATTGGCGGATGAAGGGGCAAGGATCTCTCGCCGCGCTCATGCCAAACAGCGATATCAACCAAATCCTTTTCGATTTACTTCCCGAAATCGTCGCCAATGTTTCTGAAGCGCCGGTCATGACTCTATCTGGAGCCTTTAATCCGCTGTTGCCGCATAAAGAGCATCTGGAACGGCTGCGGGATGCCGGCGTGAGCGGAATCAACCCGTTCATGATCAAGATTTACGGAGATGAAACCGTAGCGCAGATGGACAAGATCGGCATTGGCTGGAAGCGCGAAGTCGAATTCATTGAAACAGCTGTAAAGATGGATATGTTTACCCTCGCTTATGCGTTTACGCCTGAAGAGGCAAAAGTGATGGCCAGCGTCGGTGCCCATTCCATCGCCACGCACTTCGGTTCTACAGTCGGTGGGCTTAAAGGCGCCGCATCTGATATGACGCTCGAAGAAGCCACCGAACGCAGCCAGGAAATGTTCGATGCGGCTCTCCAAGAGAATCCGGATGTCATCCTATTCGCACACGGTGGCCCCATCGAAGGCCCCTCCGAAGCAGCGCACGTAATTAAAAATACTTCTGCGCATGGTTTCATCGGCGGTTCTGCTGCGGAGCGCATGCCGATTGAAAAAGCAATTTTGGCAATTACTAATGAATACAAAAACATACTCAACGACTAA
- a CDS encoding amidohydrolase family protein, giving the protein MSKRVDVHAHIWEESDIPPQIRSYDSSRSLSCDAETLVSSMDHNGVDLSIAVALAYQPDLSDAHIRRINDFVLRECNKYPERLIPFCCVNPRSPHAEKIVAKALADGHKGLKFHGAFQNMGVDDPQLWPIYKVLEEAQKPVLFHSGDIGVLPLNDQYTSVNRFDSVFCDFPQMPAILGHAGRIDFSRTAGLLRKHSNVYVDISSVIGRDPNFQTHPLRHLITLVKTWAGAVDRILFGSDMPLYSYEKTLGNLDLLIAELQETPDPVISTDDVVAIRDVNSSAFLNRYQL; this is encoded by the coding sequence ATGAGCAAACGCGTCGACGTTCACGCACATATTTGGGAAGAATCGGATATTCCACCTCAGATTAGAAGCTACGACTCCAGTCGCTCGCTTTCGTGTGATGCTGAAACCCTAGTCTCATCCATGGATCACAACGGCGTTGATTTATCTATTGCCGTCGCCCTTGCATATCAGCCAGATTTATCTGATGCGCATATCAGACGCATCAATGATTTCGTTTTACGCGAATGTAACAAATATCCTGAGCGTTTGATTCCGTTTTGTTGTGTGAATCCGCGCAGCCCACATGCGGAGAAAATTGTGGCGAAAGCACTCGCAGATGGCCATAAAGGTTTAAAATTCCACGGCGCATTTCAAAATATGGGTGTAGATGATCCGCAGCTGTGGCCAATTTATAAAGTTCTGGAAGAAGCACAGAAACCCGTCCTTTTTCACTCGGGTGATATCGGCGTCCTTCCGCTCAATGATCAGTATACGAGCGTCAATCGCTTTGACTCAGTATTTTGCGATTTTCCGCAAATGCCAGCCATCTTGGGGCATGCGGGGCGTATCGACTTTTCTCGAACGGCGGGATTACTGCGGAAACACTCCAATGTATACGTAGATATCAGCTCAGTAATTGGACGCGATCCAAACTTCCAGACCCACCCCTTGCGCCATCTCATTACGTTGGTCAAAACGTGGGCGGGGGCGGTTGATCGAATTCTATTCGGATCCGACATGCCCCTCTATAGTTACGAAAAAACACTGGGTAACCTCGACTTGCTTATTGCGGAGTTGCAGGAGACCCCCGATCCTGTGATTTCAACAGACGACGTCGTCGCAATTCGTGACGTCAATTCGTCCGCATTTTTGAATCGCTACCAACTCTGA
- a CDS encoding RuBisCO large subunit C-terminal-like domain-containing protein, translated as MPQAYNKNDAVLATYTFSIPADVDPLEKVRAFAIGQTIGTWVDVPGLTQEMVDNYQGEVIDINTLDPSDLVTEGENTTTYTATLALPAVSIGADIPRLFTSLLGNDASTSMAAKLVDVQLPASMTSKLPGPKHGVAGIRKLLGIPSRPLLLNMIKPCTGLTPAQGSEIFRETALGGPDLIKDDELMGDPEFSPIDQRVTAYNKAAQQAFEETGHRTIYVPNITAQGTALFENAKRAIDAGARALMVCYAAVGYGSVVELREKFDVPILGHYASANTYYENASSGMSAALALGFFPRLVGADMAVINTPYSGYPMRKAAYLATARKLLTPMSNLQPSFPVVGGGVKPGVVYRYLEDLGTDIVLASGGAIQGHPQGPAAGVRAMRQAIDAYMDGVTLEEAAGEHAELSTALDVFGVVK; from the coding sequence ATGCCACAGGCTTACAACAAGAATGACGCGGTTCTTGCGACATATACCTTTTCCATCCCTGCCGATGTTGACCCCCTAGAAAAAGTTCGCGCCTTCGCAATCGGTCAAACTATTGGAACCTGGGTTGATGTTCCCGGTCTAACACAAGAAATGGTTGACAACTACCAGGGTGAAGTCATTGACATTAATACCCTGGATCCCAGCGATCTGGTAACCGAAGGTGAAAATACCACAACCTACACCGCAACTCTTGCCTTGCCGGCGGTGAGCATAGGAGCTGACATACCGAGGCTTTTTACCTCACTACTGGGCAATGACGCCTCGACTTCCATGGCGGCAAAACTCGTTGACGTTCAGCTCCCTGCGTCGATGACAAGCAAGCTTCCAGGTCCAAAGCATGGTGTGGCTGGGATCAGAAAGCTTCTCGGCATCCCTTCGCGCCCGCTTCTACTCAACATGATCAAACCATGCACTGGTCTTACTCCAGCTCAGGGAAGTGAAATCTTCCGCGAGACAGCATTAGGCGGCCCTGATCTAATCAAAGATGATGAACTCATGGGAGACCCCGAATTCTCTCCTATTGATCAGCGTGTTACCGCTTATAACAAAGCTGCACAGCAAGCTTTTGAAGAAACTGGCCACCGCACCATCTACGTACCTAATATCACTGCGCAAGGCACGGCTTTATTCGAAAATGCCAAGCGCGCTATTGACGCCGGAGCGCGCGCACTCATGGTGTGTTATGCCGCGGTCGGGTACGGTAGCGTCGTCGAATTGCGAGAAAAGTTTGATGTGCCAATTCTCGGCCACTATGCCTCGGCTAATACCTATTACGAAAACGCTTCCTCCGGCATGTCAGCTGCCTTAGCGCTCGGATTTTTCCCAAGGCTCGTGGGTGCCGACATGGCGGTTATTAACACTCCCTACAGTGGTTACCCCATGCGGAAAGCGGCTTACTTAGCTACAGCACGCAAACTGCTCACGCCAATGAGCAACCTTCAGCCGTCGTTCCCGGTTGTTGGGGGGGGAGTTAAGCCCGGGGTCGTATACAGATATTTAGAGGACTTAGGCACAGATATCGTTCTGGCATCAGGTGGAGCCATTCAAGGACACCCCCAAGGACCTGCGGCAGGCGTTAGGGCGATGCGCCAAGCAATTGACGCCTACATGGATGGTGTGACATTGGAAGAAGCAGCTGGCGAACATGCCGAGTTATCAACTGCATTGGATGTTTTTGGAGTAGTCAAATGA